The Streptomyces cyaneogriseus subsp. noncyanogenus region GGTCCGTCCCCCATGTCAGGCCCGCTCAGGAGGTCCCGGTGCCCAAGGACTCGTATCTCGTCGGACTGATCGGTTCCGGCATCGGCCCCTCGCTCAGCCCGGCCCTGCACGAGCGCGAGGCCGACCGCCAGGGCCTGCGCTACCTGTACCGGCTGATCGACATCGACACCCTCGGCGTCCCGCCCGAGGCGGTGGGCGACCTGGTGCGCGCCGCCCGCGACCTCGGCTTCGACGGGCTCAACATCACCCACCCCTGCAAGCAGCTCGTCCTGGAGCACCTGGACGGCCTCGCCCCGCAGGCCGAGGCGCTGGGCGCGGTCAACACCGTCGTCTTCGACGGCGGCCGGGCGATCGGTCACAACACCGACGTCACCGGCTTCGCCGCCTCCTTCGCCCGCGGGCTGCCCGACGCGCCGCTGGAGCGCGTGGTGCAGCTCGGCGCCGGGGGCGCGGGCGCGGCCGTCGCCCACGCCACGCTCACGCTCGGCGCCGGGCGGGTCACCGTCGTCGACGCCCTGCCCGGACGGGCCGCCGCCCTGGCCGCTTCCCTGGAACGGCACTTCGGCGAGGGCCGCGCGGCCTTCGCCGCCCCCGACCGGCTGGCGGAACTGACCGCGGCGGCCGACGGCATCGTGCACGCCACCCCCACCGGCATGGCCGCCCACCCCGGCCTGCCCCTGCCCGCCGGGCTCCTCCACCCCGGGCTGTGGGTGGCCGAGGTCGTCTACCGCCCGCTGGAGACGGAACTGCTGCGCACCGCCCGCGCGCTCGGCTGCGCCGTGCTCGACGGCGGCGGCATGGCCGCCTTCCAGGCGGTGGACGCGTTCCGCCTGTTCACCGGCCGGGAACCCGACGGCGCGCGGATGCTCGCCGATCTCGCCGAGCTGGCCGGGGCCGTCACGGCACCGAAGTAGAGAGGTACCCCGATGCGTACGTCCATCGCCACCGTCTCCCTCAGCGGCTCCCTCACCGAGAAGCTGAACGCCGCCGCCCGGGCCGGGTTCGACGGCGTGGAGATCTTCGAGAACGACCTGCTGGCCAGCCCCCTCACCCCGGAGGAGGTCCGCGACCGCTGCGCCGACCTCGGCCTGACCATCGACCTGTACCAGCCGATGCGGGACGTCGAGGCCCTCCCCGCCGAGGAGTTCGCCCGCACGCTGCGCCGGGCCCGGCACAAGTTCGAGCTGATGCGCCGGCTCGGCGCGGACACCGTGCTGGTCTGCTCCAGCGTCTCCCCGCTCGCCGTGGACGACGACGCCCTCGCCGCCGGGCAGCTCGCCCGGCTCGCCGACCTCGCCCAGGACTTCGGCATCCGCGTCGCCTACGAGGCGCTCGCCTGGGGCCGGCACGTCAGCACCTACGACCACGCCTGGCGCATCGTCGAGGCCGCCGGGCATCCGGCGCTCGGCACCTGCCTGGACAGCTTCCACATCCTCTCCCGGGGCAGCGACCCGCGGGGCATCGAGGGCATCCCCGGCGAGAAGATCTTCTTCCTCCAGCTCGCCGACGCGCCCCGGCTCGCCATGGACGTCCTCCAGTGGAGCCGCCACCACCGCTGCTTCCCCGGGCAGGGCGGCTTCGACGTGGCCGGGCTGGTGCGGCACGTGCTGCGCACCGGCTACGACGGTCCGCTCTCCCTGGAGGTCTTCAACGACGTCTTCCGGCAGTCCGACGCCGGCGCCACGGCCGTCGACGCCCAGCGCTCCCTGCGCCTCCTCCAGGAGCAGGTCGGCCTCACCGCGCCGCCCGCGCCCGTCGTCCCCACGGGGGTCGCCTTCGCCGAACTGGTCACACCGGACGCCGAACCCGTCGCCGCCCTGCTCGGCGCGCTGGGCTTCGCCCGCACCGCGCGCCACCGCGGGGGCAAACCCGTCGACCTGTGGCAGCAGGGCCAGGCCCGCGTCCTGGTCAACACCGGAACCGCCGCGCGCCGCGAGGGCACCCACCTCGCCGCCGTCGGCCTGGAGTCCCCCGACCCGGCGGGAGCGGCCCGCCGCGCCGAGGCGCTGCTCGCCCCCGTCCTGCCGCGCCGCCGCGCCCCGCAGGACGCCCCGCTGGAGGCGGTCGCCGCCCCCGACGGCACGGAGCTGTTCTTCTGCGCCACCGGACGCGAGGCGCTGCCCGACTGGCGGGCGGACTTCCCGGCCGCCGGACCGGGTGCGCCGCGGGCCACGGGCGTGCGCCGCATCGACCACCTCTCCCTGACCCAGCCCTGGCACCACTTCGACGAGGCCGCCCTCTTCCACCGCAGCGTCCTCGGACTGCGCGCGCAGGAGAGCGTGGACGTCGCCGACCCCTACGGCCTGCTGCGCAGCCGTGCCGTCACCAACGCCGACGGCAGTGTCCGTATCGTCCTCACCGTCGGCCCGGCACCGGCCGACGACACCGCGCACGCCCAGCACATCGCGCTGGCCACCGACGACGTGGTGGCCGCGGCGCGCCGCTTCCGCGCCGCCGGCGGCCGGCTGCTGCCGATCCCCGCCAACTACTACGACGATCTCGCCGCCCGCCACGAGTTCGCCGACGGGGAGCTGGAGACCTACCGCGAACTGGGCATCCTCTACGACCGGGACACGCACGGCGGTGTCTTCCGGCACTGCTACACGCACACCGTCGGCCGGGTCTTCTTCGAACTGGTCCAGCGGGAGGGCGGCTACCGCGGGTACGGCGCGCAGAACGCCCCCGTGCGCCTGGCGGCGCAGCACGCGGTCCGGGCGCTCACGGGCGGCTGACGGCCCCAGGACGGCGGGCGGCGGGACCGGCGACGGTCGACACGAGGACGGCGACGCGAGGACGGCGACGCGAGCAGGGGCCGGCCGAGCGGGCTGGTGAGCACCGGCGTGAACGGCCGGCCCGGTGGCGGCGGGACCGGGGACCCGTGGCGCGCGCCTGCCCCTCACCGTGGAGGTGAGGGGCAGGGACCGACAGCAGGTGCCCGCCGCGGACTACTTCTTCGCCGACTCGACGGCGTGGCCGCCGAACTGGTTGCGCAGCGCCGCGATCATCTTCATCTGCGGCGAGTCCTCCTGGCGGGAGGCGAACCGGGCGAACAGCGAGGCGGTGATCGCGGGCAGCGGCACCGCGTTGTCGATGGCCGCCTCCACCGTCCACCGGCCTTCGCCGGAGTCCTCGGCGTAACCGCGCAGCTTCTCCAGGTGCTGGTCCTCGTCGAGGGCGTTGACCGCGAGGTCGAGCAGCCAGGAGCGGATGACGGTGCCCTCCTGCCAGGAGCGGAAGACCTCGCGGACGTTGTCCACGGAGTCGACCTTCTCCAGCAGCTCCCAGCCCTCGGCGTACGCCTGCATCATCGCGTACTCGATGCCGTTGTGGACCATCTTGGCGAAGTGGCCCGCACCGACCTTGCCCGCGTGGACGTACCCGTAGGGGCCCTCCGGCTTGAGCGACTGGAAGATGGGCTGGAGGCGGTCGACGTGCTCCTTCTCGCCGCCGACCATCAGCGCGTAGCCGTTCTCCAGGCCCCACACACCGCCGGAGACGCCGGCGTCGACGAAGCCGATGCCCTTGGCGCCGAGCTCGGCGGCGTGCTTCTCGTCGTCGCTCCAGCGGGAGTTGCCGCCGTCGATCACCGTGTCGCCGGGCTGGAGCAGCTCACCGAGCTCGTCGATGACGGACTGGGTGGCCGCGCCGGCCGGGACCATCACCCAGACCGCGCGCGGTGCCTGAAGCTTGCCGACGAGTTCGGTCAGGCTGCTGACGTCGGAGATCTCGGCGTTGCGGTCGTAGCCGACGACGGTGTGGCCGGCGCGGCGCAGACGCTCGCGCATGTTGCCGCCCATCTTGCCGAGACCGATGAGACCGAGCTGCATGGTTACTTCACTTCCTTGAGATCGCGGTAGGCCGCGACGAGGGCGGCGGTGGACGGGTCGAGACCGGGCACGTCGGTGCCCTCGGTGAGGGCGGGCTCGACCCGCTTGGCGAGGACCTTGCCGAGCTCGACGCCCCACTGGTCGAAGGAGTCGATGTTCCAGATCGCGCCCTGCACGAACACCTTGTGCTCGTACAGCGCGATCAACTGGCCCAGCACCGACGGGGTCAGCTCGGTGGCCAGGATCGTCGTGGTGGGGTGGTCGCCCTTGAACGTGCGGTGCGGCACCTGCTCCTCGGGCACACCCTCGGCCCGCACTTCCTCGGCGGTCTTGCCGAAGGCGAGGGCCTGGGTCTGGGCGAAGAAGTTGGCCATCAGCAGGTCGTGCTGCGCCTTCAGCTCGTCGCTCAGCTCGGCCACCGGGCGGGCGAAGCCGATGAAGTCCGCCGGGATCAGCTTGGTGCCCTGGTGGATGAGCTGGTAGTAGGCGTGCTGCCCGTTGGTGCCCGGTGTGCCCCAGACGACGGGGCCGGTCTGCCACTCGACGGGGTGGCCGTCGCGGTCGACCGACTTGCCGTTGGACTCCATGTCGAGCTGCTGGAGGTAGGCCGTGAACTTCGACAGGTAGTGCGAGTACGGCAGCACCGCGTGCGACTGGGCGCCGAAGAAGTTGCCGTACCAGATGCCGAGCAGGCCCAGGATGAGCGGGGCGTTGACCTCGGCTTCGGCGTTGCGGAAGTGCTCGTCGACGATGCGGAAACCGTCGAGCATCTCCCGGAACCGGTCCGGGCCGATGGCGATCATCAGCGACAGGCCGATCGCCGAGTCGTAGGAGTAGCGTCCGCCGACCCAGTCCCAGAACTCGAACATGTTGGCCGTGTCGATGCCGAACTCGGCGACCTTCCCGGCGTTGGTCGACAGGGCGACGAAGTGCTTGGCGACCGCCTTCTCGTCGCCGTCCACACCGTTCAGCAGCCAGGACCGCGCCGAGGTGGCGTTCGTGATCGTCTCGATCGTGGTGAAGGTCTTGGAGGCGACGATGAACAGCGTCTCCTCCGGATCGAGGTCGCGGACCGCCTCGTGCAGGTCGGCGCCGTCCACGTTGGAGACGAAACGGAACGTCAGGGAACGGTCGGTGTAGGCGCGCAGCGCCTCGTAGGCCATCGCCGGGCCGAGGTCGGAGCCGCCGATGCCGATGTTGACGATGTTGCGGATGGGGCGGCCGGTGTGACCGGTCCACTCACCCGAGCGGACCCGGTCCGCGAAGTCGGTCATCCTGTCCAGCACCGCGTGGACCTTGGGGACGACGTTCTCGCCGTCGACCTCGACGACCGCCTCGCGGGGGGCGCGCAGCGCGGTGTGCAGCACCGCCCGCCGCTCGGTGACGTTGATCTTCTCGCCGCGGAACATGGCGTCGCGCAGCTCGAACACGCCGGTGGCGGCGGCCAGTTCCTGCAACAGGGCGAGGGTCTCGTCGGTGACCAGGTTCTTCGAGTAGTCGATCCGCAGGTCACCGACGTGCACCACGTACCGCTCCGCGCGGGAGGGGTCCGCGGCGAACAGCTCCCGCAGGTTCGGGTGGAGCATCGCCTCGGCGCGGTGGTCCTCCAGGGCCGTCCACTCCGGACGCCTGCTGAGCTTGGGGGAGTCAGACATGTGCGGGGGTCTCCTCGGTTGCCTCGCCGCGCAGGGCGATGGCGTACATCTCGTCCGCGTCGAGGCGCCGCAGCTCCTCGGCGATGAGTTCGGAGGTGGGGCGGACCTTCAGCGCGAGGGTGCGCGGCGGCTGGTCCGGCAGGGTCAGGGTGGCCAGCGGGCCCTCCGGCCGGTCGATGACGATCTCGCCGTTCCCGGTGCCCAGGCGCACGCCCGTGACGACCGGTCCGGCGGTGTCCACCCGCTCGACCGGAACGTGCAGCCGCGCCTCCAGCCAGCGGGCCAGCAGTTCCGCGCTCGGGTTCTCCGGCTCGCTCTCCACCACCGCGGAGGTGATCTGCTGCCGGGCCTGGTCCAGGGCGGCGGCCAGCATGGAGCGCCACGGGGTCAGCCGGGTCCAGGCCAGGTCGGTGTCGCCGGGCGCGTAGGACCGGACGCGGTCCTCGAGGGCCTGGAGCGGGTGCTCGACGGCGTACATGTCGGTGATCCGGCGCTGGGCCAGCGCACCGAGCGGGTCCTTGGCAGGGTTCTCCGGCGCGTCCACCGGCCACCAGACGACGACCGGGGCGTCCGGCAGCAGCAGCGGCAGCACCACCGAGTCGGCGTGGTCGGACACCTCGCCGTACATGCGCAGCACCACCGTCTCGCCGGTGCCGGCCTCGGAACCCACCCGCACCTCGGCGTCGAGGTGGGAGCGGGTGCGGTCGCGGGAGGTGCGGGCGTGGCGCTTGATGACGACCAGGGTGCGCGAGGGGTGCTCGTGGGAGGCTTCCTCGGCCGCCTTCATCGAGTCGTAGGCGTTCTCCTCGTCCGTGACGATCACCATCGTCAGGACCATGCCCACGGCCGGGGTGCCGATGGCGCGGCGACCTTGCACCAGCGCCTTGTTGATCTTGCTTGCCGTGGTGTCGGTCAGGTCGATCCTCATGGCCTGCGCCAGCTCCGTCCGTCTCGTGCGAGCATCTCGTCGGCTTCCTCGGGTCCCCAGCTCCCCGAGGCGTACTGCGCGGGCCTGCCGTGCGTGGCCCAGTACTCCTCGACCGGGTCGAGGATCCTCCAGGACTCTTCCACTTCCTGGTGACGGGGGAACAGGTTGGCGTCCCCCAGAAGAACGTCCAGGATGAGCCGCTCGTACGCCTCCGGGCTGGACTCGGTGAACGACTCGCCGTAGGCGAAGTCCATCGACACGTCCCGGATCTCCATCGAGGTGCCCGGCACCTTGGAGCCGAAGCGGACCGTCATGCCCTCGTCGGGCTGGACGCGGATGACGATCGCGTTCTCGCCCAGCTCCTCGGTGGCGGTGGTGTCGAAGGGGGAGTGCGGGGCCCGCTGGAAGACGACCGCGATCTCCGTCACCCGGCGGCCCAGCCGCTTGCCGGTGCGCAGGTAGAAGGGGACGCCCGCCCAGCGGCGGTTGTCGATGGCCAGCTTGATCGCGGCGTAGGTGTCGGTGGTGGAGGCCGGGTCGATGCCGTCCTCCTCCAGATAGCCGCGCACCTGGGCGCCGCCCTGCCAGCCGCCCGCGTACTGCCCGCGCACGGTGTGCCGGCCGAGGTCCTCGGGCAGCCGGACCGCCCGCAGCACCTTCAGTTTCTCGGTGAGCAGCGACTCGGCGTCGAAGGAGGCGGGCTCCTCCATCGCGGTCAGCGCGAGCAACTGGAGCAGGTGGTTCTGGATGACGTCGCGGGCGGCGCCGATGCCGTCGTAATAGCCGGCCCGGCCGCCGATGCCGATGTCCTCGGCCATCGTGATCTGCACATGGTCGACGTACGAGCGGTTCCAGATCGGCTCGTACATCTGGTTGGCGAAGCGCAGCGCCAGGATGTTCTGGACGGTCTCCTTGCCCAGGTAGTGGTCGATGCGGAAGACCTGGTCCGGCTCGAAGACCTCGTGCACGATCGCGTTCAGGTCGCAGGCGCTGGCCAGGTCGTGCCCGAACGGCTTCTCGATGACCGCGCGGCGCCAGGCGCCCTCCGGGGCGTCGGCCAGCCCGTGCTTCTTGAGCTGCTGGACGACCTTGGGGAAGAACTTCGGCGGCACGGAGAGGTAGAAGGCGTAGTTGCCGCTGGTGCCGCGGGAGGCGTCCAGCTCCTCCACGGCGTCCCCGAGCTGCTTGAACGCGGTGTCGTCGTCGAAGTCGCCGGGGATGAAGCGCATGCCCTCGGCGAGCTGCTGCCACACCTCCTCGCGGAACGGCGTCCGCGCGTGCTCCTTGACCGCGTCGTGCACGACCTGCGCGAAGTCCTGGTCCTCCCAGTCCCGGCGGGCGAAGCCCACCAGCGAGAAGCCCGGCGGCAGCAGGCCGCGGTTGGCCAGGTCGTAGACGGCCGGCATCAGCTTCTTGCGGGACAGGTCGCCGGTGACCCCGAAGATGACCAGGCCGGACGGGCCCGCGATCCGGGGCAGCCGGCGATCGCGCGGGTCGCGCAGCGGATTGGACCAGTCGGCGGCCGGGACGGGGGCGGCGGACCGCCGCTTCGCCGCCGGGGCGGCCTCGGGGGCCGCCTTCTTCGCCTTCTTCGTCCCCTGCGCTGCCTGCGCTGCCTGCTCCGGGGCGTCCTGTCCGGTGTCGCCGGCGGTCTTGCGGGCCCGCTTGGCGGGCTTGGCCCCGCCGGCCGCGGACGTGTCGGTCACCGCGGCCTCACCGGCCGCCGCTTTTGGAAGCTCCTCGCTCATTCCCCGTCCACTCCCTTGCTGTTCAGGGACTTCGTCACGGCGTCGAGCAGGTCCTGCCAGGCCACCTCGAACTTGGCGACGCCCTCGTCCTCCAGCTGCCGCACCACCTCGTCGTAGGAGATGCCGAGCCGCTCGACGGCCGCCAGGTCGGCGCGGGCCTGGGCGTAGCCGCCGGTGACCGTGTCGCCCTGGATGTCGCCGTGATCGGCGGTGGCGTCCAAGGTGGCCTCCGGCATCGTGTTCACGGTGCCGGGGGCGACCAGCTCCTCCACGTACAGAGTGTCCCGGTATGCCGGGTCCTTCACACCGGTGGAGGCCCACAGGGGGCGCTGCTTGTTGGCGCGGGCTCCGGCCAGGGCGGTCCAGCGGCCCCCGGAGAAGACCTCCTCGTACGCCTCGTAGGCGAGCCGCGCGTTGGCCAGGGCCGCCTTGCCCTTCAGGGCGAGGGCCTCGTCGGTGCCCAGCAGCGTCAGCCGCTTGTCGATCTCGCTGTCGACGCGGGAGACGAAGAAGGAGGCGACGGAGTGGATGGCCGACAGGTCGTGCCCGGCCGCCCGCGCCTTCTCCAGGCCGGCGAGGTAGGCGTCCATGACCTCGCGGTAGCGCTCCAGCGAGAAGATCAGCGTCACGTTCACGCTGATGCCCGCCCCGATGACCTCGGTGATCGCCGGCAGGCCCGCCTTGGTCGCCGGAATCTTGATCATCACGTTGGGCCGGTCGACCAGCCAGGCGAGCTGCCGGGCCTCGGCGACGGTGGCGGCGGTGTCGTGGGCCAGGCGGGGGTCCACCTCGATGGAGACCCGGCCGTCCCGGCCGCCGCTGGCCTCGAACACCGGCTTCAGCACGTCGGCGGCGGCGCGGACGTCGGCGGTGGTCATCATGCGCACCGCCTCGTCGACGGTGACGCCGCGCACCGCCAGGTCGGCGAGCTGCTCCTCGTACCCCTCGCCGGAGCCGATGGCGGCCTGGAAGATGGAGGGGTTGGTGGTGACGCCGACGACGTGCTTCGTCTCGATCAGTCCGGCCAGGTTGCCGGAGTCGATGCGCTTGCGGGACAGGTCGTCCAGCCAGATGGAGACGCCCTGGTCGGACAGGCGCTTGAGTGCTCCCGCGGGCGCGGTTGCTTCGGACAAAGTGATCATCTTCTTTCTGGCGATCGGATCAGCCGCGGGCGGCGGCGAGGGATTCCCGCGCCGCGGCGGCGACGTTCTCGGCGGTGAAGCCGTACTCGGTGAACAGGGTCTTGGCATCGGCGGAGGCGCCGAAGTGCTCCAGGGAGACGATCCGCCCGGCGTCGCCCACGAAGCGGTACCAGGTCAGGCCGATCCCGGCCTCCACGGCGACCCGCGCCTTCACGGACGGCGGCAGGACGCTCTCGCGGTACTCGCGCGGCTGCTCCTCGAACCACTCCACGGACGGCATCGACACCACCCGGGTGCCGGTCCCCTCCGCCTCCAGCAGCTCGCGGGCGGCCACGGCGAGCTGCACCTCGGAGCCGGTGGCGATGAGCACGACGTCCGGCGCCCCGGTGGAGGCGTCCTTCAGCACATAGCCGCCCTTGGCGGCGTCCGGGTTCGGCTCGTACGTCGGCACGCCCTGCCGGGTCAGCGCCAGGCCGTGCGGGGCCGGGTGGGTGGAGTGCCGCTTGAGGATCTCCGCCCAGGCGATGGCGGTCTCGTTGGCGTCGGCCGGGCGGACCACGTTCAGGCCCGGGATGGCGCGCAGCGCGGCCAGGTGCTCGACCGGCTGGTGGGTCGGGCCGTCCTCGCCCAGGCCGATGGAGTCGTGCGTCCACACGTACGTCACCGGAAGCTGCATCAGGGCGGACATCCGCACGGCGTTGCGCATGTAGTCGGAGAAGACCAGGAAGGTGCCGCCGTAGATGCGCGTGTTGCCGTGCAGCGCGATGCCGTTCATCTCCGCCGCCATGGAGAACTCGCGGATGCCGAAGTGGACCGTACGGCCGTACGGGTCCGCCTCGGGCAGCGGGTTGCCCTCGGGGAGGAACGACGACGTCTTGTCGATCGTGGTGTTGTTCGAGCCGGCCAGGTCGGCGGAGCCGCCCCACAGCTCGGGCAGGACCGGGCCGAGCGCCTGGAGGACCTTGCCGGACGCGGCGCGGGTGGCGACGGACTTGCCGGGCTCGAACACCGGCAGGGCGTCCTCCCAGCCCTCCGGGAGCCGGCCGGCGACCACCCGGTCGAACAGCTTCGCCCGCTCGGGCCGGGCGCCGCGCCACGCGGCGATCCGCTTGTCCCAGGCGGCGTGCGCCTCGGCGCCCCGGTCCAGGGCCCGGCGGGTGTGGGCGAGCACCTCGTCGGCGACCTCGAAGGTCTGCTCCGGGTCGAAGCCGAGGACGCGCTTGGTGGCCGCGACCTCGTCCTCGCCCAGCGCCGAGCCGTGCGCGGCCTCGGTGTTCTGCGCGTTCGGGGCGGGCCAGGCGATGATCGTGCGCATCGCGATGATCGAGGGGCGCTCGGTCTCCGCCTGCGCCGCCTTCAGCGCCGCGTACAGCGCGTGCACGTCGACGTCGCCGTTCTCGGCGGGCTCGATCCGCTGGGTGTGCCAGCCGTACGCCTCGTACCGCCCCAGGACGTCCTCGGAGAACGCGGTCGCGGTGTCGCCCTCGATGGAGATGTGGTTGTCGTCGTAGAGGAAGACGAGGTTGCCGAGCTTCTGGTGGCCGGCGAGGGAGGACGCCTCGGCGGAGACACCCTCCTGGAGGTCGCCGTCGGAGACGATCGCCCAGACGGTGTGGTCGAAGGGGGATTCCCCGGCGGGGGCCTCAGGGTCGAACAGGCCCCGCTCGTAGCGGGCGGCCATCGCCATGCCGACGGCGTTGGCGACACCCTGGCCCAGCGGCCCGGTCGTCGTCTCCACCCCGGCGGTGTGCCCGTACTCGGGGTGGCCCGGCGTCTTGGAACCCTGCGTGCGGAACGCCCGCAGATCCTCCAGCTCCAGCTCGTAACCGGCGAGGTAGAGCTGGGTGTACAGGGTCAGGGAGGTGTGGCCGGGGGACAGGACGAAGCGGTCACGGCCGGTCCACTCCGGGTCCGCCGGGTCGTGACGCATCACCTTCTGAAAGATCGTGTAGGCGGCCGGGGCCAGGCTCATTGCCGTG contains the following coding sequences:
- a CDS encoding shikimate dehydrogenase, giving the protein MPKDSYLVGLIGSGIGPSLSPALHEREADRQGLRYLYRLIDIDTLGVPPEAVGDLVRAARDLGFDGLNITHPCKQLVLEHLDGLAPQAEALGAVNTVVFDGGRAIGHNTDVTGFAASFARGLPDAPLERVVQLGAGGAGAAVAHATLTLGAGRVTVVDALPGRAAALAASLERHFGEGRAAFAAPDRLAELTAAADGIVHATPTGMAAHPGLPLPAGLLHPGLWVAEVVYRPLETELLRTARALGCAVLDGGGMAAFQAVDAFRLFTGREPDGARMLADLAELAGAVTAPK
- a CDS encoding bifunctional sugar phosphate isomerase/epimerase/4-hydroxyphenylpyruvate dioxygenase family protein, with translation MRTSIATVSLSGSLTEKLNAAARAGFDGVEIFENDLLASPLTPEEVRDRCADLGLTIDLYQPMRDVEALPAEEFARTLRRARHKFELMRRLGADTVLVCSSVSPLAVDDDALAAGQLARLADLAQDFGIRVAYEALAWGRHVSTYDHAWRIVEAAGHPALGTCLDSFHILSRGSDPRGIEGIPGEKIFFLQLADAPRLAMDVLQWSRHHRCFPGQGGFDVAGLVRHVLRTGYDGPLSLEVFNDVFRQSDAGATAVDAQRSLRLLQEQVGLTAPPAPVVPTGVAFAELVTPDAEPVAALLGALGFARTARHRGGKPVDLWQQGQARVLVNTGTAARREGTHLAAVGLESPDPAGAARRAEALLAPVLPRRRAPQDAPLEAVAAPDGTELFFCATGREALPDWRADFPAAGPGAPRATGVRRIDHLSLTQPWHHFDEAALFHRSVLGLRAQESVDVADPYGLLRSRAVTNADGSVRIVLTVGPAPADDTAHAQHIALATDDVVAAARRFRAAGGRLLPIPANYYDDLAARHEFADGELETYRELGILYDRDTHGGVFRHCYTHTVGRVFFELVQREGGYRGYGAQNAPVRLAAQHAVRALTGG
- the gnd gene encoding phosphogluconate dehydrogenase (NAD(+)-dependent, decarboxylating) → MQLGLIGLGKMGGNMRERLRRAGHTVVGYDRNAEISDVSSLTELVGKLQAPRAVWVMVPAGAATQSVIDELGELLQPGDTVIDGGNSRWSDDEKHAAELGAKGIGFVDAGVSGGVWGLENGYALMVGGEKEHVDRLQPIFQSLKPEGPYGYVHAGKVGAGHFAKMVHNGIEYAMMQAYAEGWELLEKVDSVDNVREVFRSWQEGTVIRSWLLDLAVNALDEDQHLEKLRGYAEDSGEGRWTVEAAIDNAVPLPAITASLFARFASRQEDSPQMKMIAALRNQFGGHAVESAKK
- the pgi gene encoding glucose-6-phosphate isomerase; translated protein: MSDSPKLSRRPEWTALEDHRAEAMLHPNLRELFAADPSRAERYVVHVGDLRIDYSKNLVTDETLALLQELAAATGVFELRDAMFRGEKINVTERRAVLHTALRAPREAVVEVDGENVVPKVHAVLDRMTDFADRVRSGEWTGHTGRPIRNIVNIGIGGSDLGPAMAYEALRAYTDRSLTFRFVSNVDGADLHEAVRDLDPEETLFIVASKTFTTIETITNATSARSWLLNGVDGDEKAVAKHFVALSTNAGKVAEFGIDTANMFEFWDWVGGRYSYDSAIGLSLMIAIGPDRFREMLDGFRIVDEHFRNAEAEVNAPLILGLLGIWYGNFFGAQSHAVLPYSHYLSKFTAYLQQLDMESNGKSVDRDGHPVEWQTGPVVWGTPGTNGQHAYYQLIHQGTKLIPADFIGFARPVAELSDELKAQHDLLMANFFAQTQALAFGKTAEEVRAEGVPEEQVPHRTFKGDHPTTTILATELTPSVLGQLIALYEHKVFVQGAIWNIDSFDQWGVELGKVLAKRVEPALTEGTDVPGLDPSTAALVAAYRDLKEVK
- the opcA gene encoding glucose-6-phosphate dehydrogenase assembly protein OpcA, with amino-acid sequence MRIDLTDTTASKINKALVQGRRAIGTPAVGMVLTMVIVTDEENAYDSMKAAEEASHEHPSRTLVVIKRHARTSRDRTRSHLDAEVRVGSEAGTGETVVLRMYGEVSDHADSVVLPLLLPDAPVVVWWPVDAPENPAKDPLGALAQRRITDMYAVEHPLQALEDRVRSYAPGDTDLAWTRLTPWRSMLAAALDQARQQITSAVVESEPENPSAELLARWLEARLHVPVERVDTAGPVVTGVRLGTGNGEIVIDRPEGPLATLTLPDQPPRTLALKVRPTSELIAEELRRLDADEMYAIALRGEATEETPAHV
- the zwf gene encoding glucose-6-phosphate dehydrogenase → MSEELPKAAAGEAAVTDTSAAGGAKPAKRARKTAGDTGQDAPEQAAQAAQGTKKAKKAAPEAAPAAKRRSAAPVPAADWSNPLRDPRDRRLPRIAGPSGLVIFGVTGDLSRKKLMPAVYDLANRGLLPPGFSLVGFARRDWEDQDFAQVVHDAVKEHARTPFREEVWQQLAEGMRFIPGDFDDDTAFKQLGDAVEELDASRGTSGNYAFYLSVPPKFFPKVVQQLKKHGLADAPEGAWRRAVIEKPFGHDLASACDLNAIVHEVFEPDQVFRIDHYLGKETVQNILALRFANQMYEPIWNRSYVDHVQITMAEDIGIGGRAGYYDGIGAARDVIQNHLLQLLALTAMEEPASFDAESLLTEKLKVLRAVRLPEDLGRHTVRGQYAGGWQGGAQVRGYLEEDGIDPASTTDTYAAIKLAIDNRRWAGVPFYLRTGKRLGRRVTEIAVVFQRAPHSPFDTTATEELGENAIVIRVQPDEGMTVRFGSKVPGTSMEIRDVSMDFAYGESFTESSPEAYERLILDVLLGDANLFPRHQEVEESWRILDPVEEYWATHGRPAQYASGSWGPEEADEMLARDGRSWRRP
- the tal gene encoding transaldolase → MITLSEATAPAGALKRLSDQGVSIWLDDLSRKRIDSGNLAGLIETKHVVGVTTNPSIFQAAIGSGEGYEEQLADLAVRGVTVDEAVRMMTTADVRAAADVLKPVFEASGGRDGRVSIEVDPRLAHDTAATVAEARQLAWLVDRPNVMIKIPATKAGLPAITEVIGAGISVNVTLIFSLERYREVMDAYLAGLEKARAAGHDLSAIHSVASFFVSRVDSEIDKRLTLLGTDEALALKGKAALANARLAYEAYEEVFSGGRWTALAGARANKQRPLWASTGVKDPAYRDTLYVEELVAPGTVNTMPEATLDATADHGDIQGDTVTGGYAQARADLAAVERLGISYDEVVRQLEDEGVAKFEVAWQDLLDAVTKSLNSKGVDGE
- the tkt gene encoding transketolase, yielding MSTQPADSFEWTELDRRAVDTARILAADAVQKVGNGHPGTAMSLAPAAYTIFQKVMRHDPADPEWTGRDRFVLSPGHTSLTLYTQLYLAGYELELEDLRAFRTQGSKTPGHPEYGHTAGVETTTGPLGQGVANAVGMAMAARYERGLFDPEAPAGESPFDHTVWAIVSDGDLQEGVSAEASSLAGHQKLGNLVFLYDDNHISIEGDTATAFSEDVLGRYEAYGWHTQRIEPAENGDVDVHALYAALKAAQAETERPSIIAMRTIIAWPAPNAQNTEAAHGSALGEDEVAATKRVLGFDPEQTFEVADEVLAHTRRALDRGAEAHAAWDKRIAAWRGARPERAKLFDRVVAGRLPEGWEDALPVFEPGKSVATRAASGKVLQALGPVLPELWGGSADLAGSNNTTIDKTSSFLPEGNPLPEADPYGRTVHFGIREFSMAAEMNGIALHGNTRIYGGTFLVFSDYMRNAVRMSALMQLPVTYVWTHDSIGLGEDGPTHQPVEHLAALRAIPGLNVVRPADANETAIAWAEILKRHSTHPAPHGLALTRQGVPTYEPNPDAAKGGYVLKDASTGAPDVVLIATGSEVQLAVAARELLEAEGTGTRVVSMPSVEWFEEQPREYRESVLPPSVKARVAVEAGIGLTWYRFVGDAGRIVSLEHFGASADAKTLFTEYGFTAENVAAAARESLAAARG